DNA sequence from the Pseudoliparis swirei isolate HS2019 ecotype Mariana Trench chromosome 6, NWPU_hadal_v1, whole genome shotgun sequence genome:
GGAGGACCAGCTCCTCTCAGGTCTTCCACGACCTTAACGTGTGATTCTGGTGTGGGTCCACCTCTCAGGTCCAGACCTCAGCGCTCAGACTCTGGTGGAGCAGCTGGTCGGCCAGGAGCTGCACAActtcccccaccaccaccatgagTCTCAGGGGCCCCAGTACGGCGCCCTGGGGAACCCCAGAACCTTCGACTGCCCGAGTATCCAGATCACCTCCATCGCGCCGAACAACCACGTGGAGCCGGGCGGCCACCGGGGAGCGTCGTCggtggggggggcggaggggggtCACCCCGAGGCGTCCTGGTCCCGAGGCCAGCTCTACCTGCCCCTGGACCCGTGCTACCGGGACCCGGCGCTCTGCCCGAGCCCCTGCAGCAGCCTGTCCTCCCGGAGCTGGATGTCCGACCTCTCGTCCTGCGAGTCCGTCTCCCAGGTCTACGACGACGTGGAGGCGGCGCTGCGCGCCGCCGCCCGCCTCGCCCTGGGGTCCCCCCTCAGCCGGGGGTCCCCAATCGGGTCTCCTCTGGGGTCCCCGGGCTGCGGGGGCGGGGCCTTCGGGGTGGAGCTGTGGCAACAAAAGTACCAACATCCTTTATCCTCCAGCCCGGCGCTGTCGCCCCACCAGTCGCCCCGCCAGTCGCCCCGCACCAGCGTCACCGAGGAGAGCTGGCTGAGCCGCCGCCCCCCCTCCAGGTACGCCGGTGCCACCGTCTTTATTCACCGGGATCGAGAGCTCCTGCTAACCCGACCGTCTCCCTCCTCAGGCCGACGTCGCCCTGCGGGAAGAGGCGTCACTCCGGCGCCGACCCCCCGGCCGGCTCGCCGACCGCCCACCGCTCCCCCAGCCCCACGCCGGGCGCCTCGCCGCTCGGCTCCCTGACGGACGACGTCTGGGTGGGGAGCCCCTCCGCCGGCGCCCTGGGGCCCCTTCTGATGGCCAGCTACCAGGAGCTGGACGTCCCCtccaagaccaggaggacccagctGGGCTTCCTGGCCGGCCAAGGAGACCCGGGGCTGGAGGCCTTCCTGGACTCGCCCGGCGAGGAGGGCCTGGACCAGGACGGCCTGGCGGACCTCTTCTTTGAGGTGCCCTCCCACTTCAGCTGGAACAAACCCAAACCCGGGAACCCGCCTCTGTTCAGGTCGgtgctggttagcttagcttagcacaaagactggaaacggggggAAACTGCTAGCCGGGTGTCCAAAGGACTTTATCTTGATCTGACATGAGTCTCCTTTCTAACTGCTCTCCGTGGAAGTGGTTtgatccttgtgtgtgtgtgtgtgtgtgtgtgtgtgtgtggcccccaGGACCTCGTCGCCCCCCCCTCTGGACTGGCCCCTGCCCAGCCAGTATGACCAGtgtgagctggaggtggaggtccagCCCAGGTCGTACCACAGGGCGCACTACGAGacggagggcagcagagggtcCCTGAAGGCAGCATCAACTGCAGGGCATCCTGTTGTCAGGgtaaggccacacacacacacacacacacacacacacacacatttagatgtTCCTTGTAACTTGACATTGGTCTTAACTCAAGAGGCACGTGGAGCATTCTAGGAATATGAGGCCAttgatatatttacatttataaatagaatatatttacatttacgcagagaatatatttacttttataaatagaagatatttacatttatatagaaaatatatttatattgagaatatatttacatttacgcAGAGAATATATCTACATTTATATcgaaaatatatttacatttataaatagaatatatttatatagagaagatttttacatttatatagagaatatatttacattcaaacagagaatatatttacatttatatagaaaatatatttatatagagaatatatttacatttatatatagaatatatttatatttacgcagagaatatatttacatttataaatagaatatatttacatttatatagagaatatatttacatttatatatagaatatatttatatttacgcagagaatatatttacatttatatagaaaatatatttacatttataaatagaatacatttacatctatatagagaatatatttacatttataaatagaatatatttacatttatatagagaatatttgtacatttatatagagaatatatttacattcaaacagagaatatatttacatttatatagaaaatatatttacgtttataaatagaatatatttatatttatatagagaatatatttacatttatatatagaatatatttacattcaaacagagaatatatttacatttatatagaaaatatatttacatttataaatagaatatatttatagagaatatatttatatttacgcagagaatatatttacatttatatagaaaatatatttacatttatatcgagaatatatttacatttatatcgaGAATGTATTGTCATTTATTTGGGAAACAAcgataaacacatttaataaaatgccAGCGGGCTCTGTGAcgtggaggagcagctgaggcCCTGAAGGCCTCATATGTAACCCACACCAGCAGGAGGCTATTCTGGTGTCACATTCTGTGGCTTCCTAACGCacagcagagaacacagagaatacaGTCCATATGTCACAGGGATCAGATCAATGTTCATATTTGAgtccctttttattttgttttaatttaggtttaatttgtttaatttatatttatattattatttattttattcggaattttttcttttcttttctttattaatattataattgtattattagttattatatttgtttctcgtTTGTTTCTTGTCCTAATAATAATTaggatagtaataataatatttattggaCTCCTGAACTGGTCATtagcaaataaaaaataaataaattaatcttTAACTTCTAATTATGAACTAAATGTTAATTACACAATGATTGGTTCCCTTTCAGCTTCATGTCATTACAATTTAATATGTTTGAAAATATTTCTCACTTCCTCTGATGGTCTaaataaaagctgcattctctctcctgaccactaggggcgactcctctggttgtatagaagtctcagcttcatgtgttaaagctgcattctctcccctgaccaccagggggcggcgactctggttgtatagaagtctatgcttcatgtgttaaagctgcattctctctcctgaccaccagggggcgactcctatggttgtatagaagtctatgcttcatgtgttaaagctgcattctctctcctgaccaccagggggcgactcctctggttgtatagaagtctatgcttcatgtgttaaagctgcattctctctcctgaccaccagggggcgactcctctggttgtatctcTCATTAATCTCTAATATGGCTTGTCCCCAGCTCACTGGCTCTGCCCCTCAGCCGCTCAGCCTCCAGCTCTTCATCGGCACCGCAGACGACCGCTACCTGCGTCCTCACTCTTTCTACCAGGTGCACCGCGTGACGGGGAAGACGGTCGCCACCACGTGCCACGAGAAGATCGTGGGAGGCAccaaggtcctggagatccctCTGCTCCCGGAaaacaacatggccgccaggtGAGGGTTCTCCGCCCACCGGTTCCCCGCCGGCGGCCCATCAGCtgactccgcctctctctctgctccgcaGCATCGACTGCGCCGGCGTCCTGAAGCTGCGGAACGCCGACATCGAGCTGAAGAAAGGGGAGATGGACATCGGGAGGAAGAACACcagggtgtgtgttgtgttcagggtcgccgTCCCTCAGCCGGACGGACGGGCGCTGTGGCTGCAGACCACGTCCACGCCGGTGGAGTGCTGTGAGTCAACTGTGAAAACActttttatatactgtatgttatataacattttaaaatgtttaattttgaaataattcattatttaaattgtttaatttttaaatggtttaatttgtaaatgtttttaattgtttaatttttttatgtttttaattgtttgatttttaaatgtttttaattgtttaatttttaaatgttaaatttttttttttttatatttcacatttttttaatttaagatttttaatttttaaatgtttaatttttaaatgtttaattttgaaacattttattttgaaatctctCCTTTTGAAACGAGGCGAGCAGGAAGTTGGTTCCCCGCTTCCTGTCCGAGTCTaaccctcctgctcctccagcccAGCGCTCCGGTCAGGATCTCCCTCTGGTGGAGAGCTTCAGTCCCGCCAGCTGCTCCGTTGCCGGGGGAGACGAGCTGCTCATCAGCGGCACCAACATCTCCACCCAGTCCAGGGTGGTGTTCACGGAGAAGGGCTCCGGTGAGGAGCTTCacctcctctgacctttgacctcacatcctctgtcctctaacCTCTGatcctttgacctcacatcatctgacctttgacctcacatagtaccaggaccagatagaaccagCATCCATGTAAACCAGTGAGGAAAGAACGTGGTAATGTTCATAGGATCATTTCCCTGATGagacgtttgttgttgtttgtttgttgtttgtttcagaTGGAAGGCCTGTGTGGGAGATGGACGGCAGGGTGGTGCCGGAGAAGAGCAGCTCGGTGAGttgagagcaacaggaagtgaagctgcgcggacaggaagtgaggcctGCCGTGTCTCTGTGTTCCAGACCCGCCTCCTGGTGGAGGTTCCTCCGTACTGCAGGAAGACCTCCGAGCCGGTCCCGGTCCAGTTCTACGTCTCCaacgggaagaggaggaggagtctgccgCAGACCGTGACCTTCCTGCCCGGAGTCGGGCGCCGCCCCCCCGCGGTCAAACAGGAGCTCTGGGAGACGGACCGcgtctcccacaatgcacctggcCAGCAAGCGCTGGGACCGGACCTGGTTTATTACGACTCCCGGGACGCCCCGGTGCATTGTGGTCCTCCCGCGCAGAGCGCGCCTCGTCTCCATCACCcccctccgtcctctgtccCCCCTCAGACCTCCATGCTGCCCCCCCAGACCTCCTCAGTGGCGCTCCAGGCCTTCACCGCCCCCCCTCAGGCCTCCATGCTGCCCCCCCAGACCTCCTCAGTGGCGCTCCAGGCCTTCACCGCCCCCCCTGGTGCGACTCGGAGGGGAGAGCCCTCCCCCCTGGGGTCCAGAAGAGCTTTTGAGACCCCCGCTGACcccctgaaggactctcaggcCTCGGGACCGGCGCTGAGGGTCAAGCGGGAACCGGACGACGGTCCACATCTGGAACATCAGGAACATCAGGGCCTCCAGGAGATCACGCTGgacgacggtgtgtgtgtgtagtgtgtgtgtgtttaataatAGTCGCTTGTTGCTGCTTCAGTCAGCAAACAGCAgctgtccccccccctctttaaCCTTGATCTTTAACCAGTGAAACTGATATTAATAAACTTTATGAATAAACTTTATTTAGAAACGCTTCAAGATTCCGAACCAAGGAGATCAAATGAAGAATATTTAGGAATAAAAAagcaattaaaatgttttgaagGTTAAAAAGTTACCCTTTAACTTTGATACTGCcactaataattataataatgattaaAATGCATAGATGACAAATGTTTCTATTTAATCTGATTAAATATattagaaatatttatataaaatatttagatttaatgtgattaaatataaatatttcaatTTAATCAGTTTAAATCGAAATATTTAATcttttaaatggaaaaaaataaagttttaaaaagaaatcacttatatatttatttatttagatatttttacATAAATCCAAAAGTTGGCTTTGTAAGACGATTATAAGTAAAAATACTAAAACGGGTCCTTGTTCATTCGGGGGCGCCGGCTGTCCGAAATTTAAGAAATTCCCCTGGCCGGGATGTGAACCCAGATTATTGTTGGAAGGATTGTTTGAGTTTACAGCCTATATAACAAAATACAGAAAGTGGGCTTTATTGGGGTACAAGTAAAGTTAGGTGAAACGTCTCCGTTCTCCTCTGTGTTCATCTTTATGGTCTTTAGATCATCCTGGAACAAGATTGAAGTCGATCGGACTAGTTTTGTGAGAGGAATCTGTAAATCTATAACggcaaaaaatgaaaaattcaAGCAACAAATGACAAAAACTGCCAAATTTGGCagattattgtagcgccccctagtgTTCAAATCGCACGAGACTTTCTGCACATGTTAcagcaggggttcccaaactttttaggccacgcacccccttctacatcccgaccgggttcacgccagtggcgtccctaggctaaaaaacatccggggctaaagctaaagccccggatgttttttcattagccccgaatgttttcaaccaaaaaaaaaaaaagatttggtacacaagtggttaacacctccaggtcgcacgtgacgtcattcacccaaaatgTGTATATTCttaaaacagcggagtcagactggcagcaggcgcacgtaacagcaagctgctgtctgagagtgtttctatgtctacaaatttcgctgcttcactcttctgggctaagcccagcgccgccgctcccataacgcgcatcgctctgccgtgatacgcgcccaCATCcgcgcgcacccccccccccccccccccgtccccccgtcgacaacgctcgcactggctaagccccggatatatccaaatcctagagacgcgcctggttcacgcacccccaatcccccacactttttctttttttttgctccgagaagagttgttgacgggggggggtggggggggggtgctagtgagagtgtgctcacctgtgttttcttaattaacattcggggctttagcctagggacgccactgagtctcacgctcaatgcgtgacacttgagagccctgagaatgtttcatattaattattacactattagaccgccattacatttttcctctcgcgcaccccctagagacagctcgcgcacccccaggggtgcgcgcaccacactttgggaatccctgtgtTACAGGATGCAATGTGCACATACACTGCAAGTTTGGAGTGATTAGTCCCAATAGCATATAAATTATGAGCTattgaaaaacaagacacgcccctaagAGGCTCATTGGTCCATATAATCTTAACACAATGAGATATCAAAGACGTTTGATAGAGTAGGTCAATCATGTGGACGtgtgaacatttttatttaataaaaataaaacaataaaataatgtcAAAGAAGTTGCTTGTTTAATTTAACCaatctttttaaaaactaatttcCAAAGCATAAAAATTCCCTTTTaaggtatttttctttttcagcgTGGCTCTAAAGGGCTAcattacccatgagcctcagcgGTCATTGCggttgaagaaaaagaaaaaaaaagaaattttcaAAAATATTTCATGTTGAAGAAAATAAACTTCTTTAGATTTCATCTGGTGTTTATTTAAtaacattatttaatatttctgtTTGTGTTGCAGTGAGCGAGATAATCGGCCGAGACATCGGCAGCATCCGGTTCGACCAGCTGGACCAGTACCACGAGCTGGACCAGTACCACCAGAACCACGGGGCTCCGTAGACCACTTCTCTTCATCTTGGACAAAAACAACCAAACTGATCCTCAAGTGCCTGAAGAGAACCAATCAGAAGCCTCCgactgaagcccctccccctcagggCGACTGCCTCAGGGATTATTAACGGGACTCGAAAACCAAAGACGCTGTTTTAGTTTTGTAAATCGTTTTAGGTTGATAgaattgtaaaaaacaacaacaaacaagaggGCTGAAGGTCGACTGTTGCGTAATCGGAAAACAATCGACGACGTCGTCGCagctgaaaataaaatcaatatttATTGGCCTGTTATTTTTGATACTCTGGATCACTTACACCTGGTttacatgccccccccccccccggagtgAAGGTtgaagtaaacaaaacaaatatcacGTTGAAATAAATCTTTTATGAAAGCGCTGAGCGTTTATTTAAAACACAAAGTATCgtcctgaggtcaaaggtcacgtttCTATGACACACCAGACTCATAGAAACATGTGACCATGTTCTCACAGGAGTACTTCTCGTACTCTGagtgtgtacaagtacctcagactgctggccctttaaggcaCTTGGGACTCCGTGTCCTCGttacaaaggtcaaaggtcagcgtgGCTAGGAGAGCTGAAGGAGTGACTAAAGGTGACATTAAACATGTCTCCTCTGAAACTGAAAAGATTTCCACAAAAAGAAGATGTGCAGCGGCAGGTCCATCTGAACCGGGTCATTTAAAGAGATGCTGGTCCGGGTCGGGCTGAACCAAGCAGAACTCCTCCACAGCCGGTCCTGAACCTGATCCTGGTCCCTGAGTCCAGCAGCTGCTCCTGCAGGTGTACACCAGCACCGTCCCAAActccagctcttcctcctcctcctccctcttcctcctcctcagcagacTGACCAGCGCCGGCATCAGCTGCAGCTCGAAGGTCCGCGCTCCGCCGCAGGAGGCGCACGGCGGCGCCGCGTCTCCGGCGCGCGGCTCGGAGACGAAGAGCGGCTTCCCGCCGCGCCGGTAGCGAAGGATCTGCTGCGGGCAGAGCGAGATCTTCTTCATGAACCGGGAGAAGACGGCGTCCCCGTGTCTCGCCCTCGTCTTCTCGTACTtctccccgccgccgccgccctcgtCCTCCAGCCCTCCCGCCGCCACGCCCTCCCGCCCCTCGTACTCCCTCAGCAGGCGGCGGGCGTGCTGCAGCTCGTCTTCCTCGCCGTACAGAtccgcctcctccaccacgcTGATGAAGAACGCCCGCAGGACCGGGACCTCCTGCTGGGAGTCCAGGACCGGGACCTCCTGCTGGGAGTCCAGGACCGGGACCTCCTGCTGGGAGTCCGAGTCCACCAGGCGGAGGACCTGAAGCCGGCGGCTCACGTCGGTCTCGCCAGCTACAGAGAATAAAAGTGTCACAAGAATAATCACATCCACTAAGCATGGGAGCAGacaatatttatatctatatataaatatttatttatatagatttataaatatagatttatattttaatatatatatatatttaaaatataaatacatttatatatataaatatatatgtatatttcagaaatacatatctaaatatatatttttataaatttattttaaaaatatatttatatataaataaaaatatatgtatttatatatataaataaatagacatatatatatacatttataaatatatatattataaacatccaaaaaagatatatatgtataaaatacacattatttatatagtttACTTTGTTATATTGCTCACCTTCTGTATGGGGAGCGGCTGCTACCTCCTtttccacacctcctcctcctcctcctcctcctcctcctttctcctcctcctcctcctcctccatcccccagTCATCAGCGGTGTCACACCACTCTGTGGCCGACCGAGGGGCCTCCTGAGCCGGGGgcggcctctcctcctcccgctcctcctcctccagactctGAGAGCGGAGCACCTTCCAACAGTCCGACCTGCCGCTGCACGCGGCGCGCGTGCACGCGAACAGGTGGAGGTTCCGGTGGTACGGCGAGGCCTCCAGGGGGCAGTACACCTGCACCACTTGAGCCAGCGGGCCCCCGCAGCGGCCGCAGAGGGGGGACTTCCGGAAGACGCCCGGGGGCCAGTCCGGGAGACCCCCCACCTTGTTGGTCCGGAACGAGGACCCGTGTCGCTGCGGGTCCACCTCCGCGTCACAGAGACCGACCAGCGTGGACTCCGGGGCCGCCGGGGACGCCATCTCTCCGCCCGACAGACCGGAAGTGGTCCTTCATCAAAATACTACCGCCGAGTTTTAAGACGTAAAAAACTGAtcatataatacaaatacatcTAAGCGACTTTAAATATATGattctaaaatatataaaaatatatataaacataacaaAGTGGTGAGCGTGAcgaatattaatttaatttgagaATGGTTCCCACCGGAACGTCTAATTTGAGTCACTAAAAGTAACAGGATTGAGGGTCACGTCACATCCGTTAAACTACTTTTTGTATTTAAGCTTATTTATATCTCAGATAACCATAATGTCACACCTTCAATTACTTCAATAATGTATTCAttataattaaaaacgtatttataacATAGTTATagtttaaattattatattcatCATATTATTTATCGTCACATTGTGTTGGACGTCCGtctgacttctttttttaagattatatagaaatgataaaaaaatatatatagagataaaatatagaaatatagattaatcacaatgacagaaaataatcaacaataataatcaaatcgcaatgaataaataaattgcactgaaattaaattaacatAAATACAAGTTGTTTATTGACCACTAGATGTCGCACTTTCTACTTTTTTCAgcagatataaataaaacaattaaatgaagGCGGTAAACGTTGAGATGAATCTCCATGGTAACCGGCAGCCGTAGGAAGCCTTTGAAGTTGTCTGCAGATGGTCCTTCACACAGAGCTTCATGTAACAGTTATGAACATTAAAATAAGATTTCACTGCAGCTTTATGTCTGTTTTTAAATCTCTTAAAATCCATGTTCATATCTGCTGCAcagccacttcctgtttacaaagaactaaatgttatctttaatgttttaatatcCCACGGTCtccagattgttttgttttattgcagcCTTTAAAATCTAATTAATATTTCATGAAAATTTAATGTGACCATCATCCTCAGAGACctttgaccccgtgaccttctgtctgactccgcccactgagCGCAGACAAGAAGTGGAGTGAACTGATGATGCTCAATGACGTGTTGGTGTttgttctggcgccccctgtggactaaagtggtagtgttggttctggcgccccctgtggactaaagtggtactgtccctttaagatgcATTCTTCTTGGTCAATACTCCATCGAGCGGCCGATAAAAAGGAACATCGATctcataaaataaatgaaaccaGAGGAGTGTCCAGCAGCGTCTCGTCCTCGAGCAGCAAATCAATAGAAATTAATTTTTAGATGAGGAAGATTCTGTAAAAAGATTGTTTTAAACT
Encoded proteins:
- the LOC130195263 gene encoding nuclear factor of activated T-cells, cytoplasmic 3-like isoform X2 — translated: MSLRGPSTAPWGTPEPSTARVSRSPPSRRTTTWSRAATGERRRWGGRRGVTPRRPGPEASSTCPWTRATGTRRSARAPAAACPPGAGCPTSRPASPSPSPALSPHQSPRQSPRTSVTEESWLSRRPPSRPTSPCGKRRHSGADPPAGSPTAHRSPSPTPGASPLGSLTDDVWVGSPSAGALGPLLMASYQELDVPSKTRRTQLGFLAGQGDPGLEAFLDSPGEEGLDQDGLADLFFEVPSHFSWNKPKPGNPPLFRTSSPPPLDWPLPSQYDQCELEVEVQPRSYHRAHYETEGSRGSLKAASTAGHPVVRLTGSAPQPLSLQLFIGTADDRYLRPHSFYQVHRVTGKTVATTCHEKIVGGTKVLEIPLLPENNMAASIDCAGVLKLRNADIELKKGEMDIGRKNTRVCVVFRVAVPQPDGRALWLQTTSTPVECSQRSGQDLPLVESFSPASCSVAGGDELLISGTNISTQSRVVFTEKGSDGRPVWEMDGRVVPEKSSSTRLLVEVPPYCRKTSEPVPVQFYVSNGKRRRSLPQTVTFLPGVGRRPPAVKQELWETDRVSHNAPGQQALGPDLVYYDSRDAPVHCGPPAQSAPRLHHPPPSSVPPQTSMLPPQTSSVALQAFTAPPQASMLPPQTSSVALQAFTAPPGATRRGEPSPLGSRRAFETPADPLKDSQASGPALRVKREPDDGPHLEHQEHQGLQEITLDDVSEIIGRDIGSIRFDQLDQYHELDQYHQNHGAP
- the pdcd2l gene encoding programmed cell death protein 2-like isoform X2, with the translated sequence MASPAAPESTLVGLCDAEVDPQRHGSSFRTNKVGGLPDWPPGVFRKSPLCGRCGGPLAQVVQVYCPLEASPYHRNLHLFACTRAACSGRSDCWKVLRSQSLEEEEREEERPPPAQEAPRSATEWCDTADDWGMEEEEEEEKGGGGGGGGGGVEKEVAAAPHTEAGETDVSRRLQVLRLVDSDSQQEVPVLRAFFISVVEEADLYGEEDELQHARRLLREYEGREGVAAGGLEDEGGGGGEKYEKTRARHGDAVFSRFMKKISLCPQQILRYRRGGKPLFVSEPRAGDAAPPCASCGGARTFELQLMPALVSLLRRRKREEEEEELEFGTVLVYTCRSSCWTQGPGSGSGPAVEEFCLVQPDPDQHLFK
- the pdcd2l gene encoding programmed cell death protein 2-like isoform X1 → MASPAAPESTLVGLCDAEVDPQRHGSSFRTNKVGGLPDWPPGVFRKSPLCGRCGGPLAQVVQVYCPLEASPYHRNLHLFACTRAACSGRSDCWKVLRSQSLEEEEREEERPPPAQEAPRSATEWCDTADDWGMEEEEEEEKGGGGGGGGGGVEKEVAAAPHTEAGETDVSRRLQVLRLVDSDSQQEVPVLDSQQEVPVLDSQQEVPVLRAFFISVVEEADLYGEEDELQHARRLLREYEGREGVAAGGLEDEGGGGGEKYEKTRARHGDAVFSRFMKKISLCPQQILRYRRGGKPLFVSEPRAGDAAPPCASCGGARTFELQLMPALVSLLRRRKREEEEEELEFGTVLVYTCRSSCWTQGPGSGSGPAVEEFCLVQPDPDQHLFK
- the LOC130195263 gene encoding nuclear factor of activated T-cells, cytoplasmic 3-like isoform X1, whose product is MEELDFRLVFEEDARAAGPDLSAQTLVEQLVGQELHNFPHHHHESQGPQYGALGNPRTFDCPSIQITSIAPNNHVEPGGHRGASSVGGAEGGHPEASWSRGQLYLPLDPCYRDPALCPSPCSSLSSRSWMSDLSSCESVSQVYDDVEAALRAAARLALGSPLSRGSPIGSPLGSPGCGGGAFGVELWQQKYQHPLSSSPALSPHQSPRQSPRTSVTEESWLSRRPPSRPTSPCGKRRHSGADPPAGSPTAHRSPSPTPGASPLGSLTDDVWVGSPSAGALGPLLMASYQELDVPSKTRRTQLGFLAGQGDPGLEAFLDSPGEEGLDQDGLADLFFEVPSHFSWNKPKPGNPPLFRTSSPPPLDWPLPSQYDQCELEVEVQPRSYHRAHYETEGSRGSLKAASTAGHPVVRLTGSAPQPLSLQLFIGTADDRYLRPHSFYQVHRVTGKTVATTCHEKIVGGTKVLEIPLLPENNMAASIDCAGVLKLRNADIELKKGEMDIGRKNTRVCVVFRVAVPQPDGRALWLQTTSTPVECSQRSGQDLPLVESFSPASCSVAGGDELLISGTNISTQSRVVFTEKGSDGRPVWEMDGRVVPEKSSSTRLLVEVPPYCRKTSEPVPVQFYVSNGKRRRSLPQTVTFLPGVGRRPPAVKQELWETDRVSHNAPGQQALGPDLVYYDSRDAPVHCGPPAQSAPRLHHPPPSSVPPQTSMLPPQTSSVALQAFTAPPQASMLPPQTSSVALQAFTAPPGATRRGEPSPLGSRRAFETPADPLKDSQASGPALRVKREPDDGPHLEHQEHQGLQEITLDDVSEIIGRDIGSIRFDQLDQYHELDQYHQNHGAP